Proteins encoded together in one Thermodesulfobacteriota bacterium window:
- the lon gene encoding endopeptidase La, producing the protein MGETDKDDLINILEEQDLDPDVPEKLPLLPIRDVVIFTDMVLPLFIGRERSIASVEAAMATPSKYLLLVSQKDPADEVPTPDSIYRVGTVGKILRMLKLPDGHLKTLVQGIAKAKITEYVEAPPGYWVKVELIKETPLENIDIQAEALMRTVREQCEKILTLRGEMSAEIDGILESMDDPGKLADLIASNLKLKIEEAQELLETIDPIQRLTRINETLSREIDLSTIQARIHSNVKDEIFKTQRDYYLREQMRAINKELGETDERTIEINEYAERIKKARMPKHARAEADRQLKRLGQMHPDSSEASIVRTYLDWMADIPWHHTTKDVLDIKKAKAILDEDHYGLNNVKDRILEYLSVRKLNPEMKGPILCFIGAPGVGKTSLGKSIARAMGRKFVRVSLGGIRDEAEIRGHRRTYIGALPGRIIQGLKQGGSKNPVFIMDEIDKLGSDFRGDPSAALLEALDPEQNTEFSDHYLNIAFDLSKVLFILTANQPDGIPHALYDRMEIINIPGYTEEEKKKIAEKYLLPRQLKENGLKDKQVSISGSAILKIINNFTAEAGLRNLERELGTVCRKIARKIAEGEKTSQTVTAANLNKYLGIPRFIPEMDKEESQVGLSTGLAWTQTGGEAMYVEVSFFPGKGELILTGQLGEIMQESARAALTYARANLKKFGLKPAVLDNTDIHIHVPAGSIPKDGPSAGVAIASALISMLTGSPVNSDVAMTGEITLRGRVLPVGGLKEKALGALRAGIKTIIVPEKNRKDISEIPGEVKRKVNFIFVDSMDKVLPVALKIKPGKPAGKKNAIKKQAGKKTPRKKAAGKKSR; encoded by the coding sequence ATGGGTGAAACCGACAAAGACGACCTCATCAATATACTTGAAGAACAGGATCTGGACCCGGATGTTCCGGAAAAACTGCCGCTTTTGCCGATACGGGACGTGGTGATCTTCACTGACATGGTTCTGCCGCTGTTTATCGGGCGGGAGCGGTCCATCGCCTCGGTGGAGGCTGCCATGGCCACTCCCAGCAAATACCTGCTGCTGGTTTCCCAGAAAGACCCGGCCGACGAAGTTCCCACGCCGGACAGCATCTACCGGGTCGGCACCGTCGGAAAAATCCTGCGCATGCTCAAACTGCCCGACGGCCACCTGAAAACCCTGGTCCAGGGCATTGCCAAAGCAAAAATCACCGAGTACGTGGAAGCGCCGCCGGGTTACTGGGTCAAGGTCGAACTCATCAAGGAAACGCCCCTTGAAAATATCGACATCCAGGCCGAGGCATTGATGCGCACCGTTCGGGAGCAATGCGAAAAAATCCTGACCCTGCGCGGCGAAATGTCCGCCGAAATCGACGGCATCCTGGAAAGCATGGACGATCCCGGCAAATTGGCCGATCTGATCGCCTCCAACCTGAAGCTGAAAATCGAAGAGGCCCAGGAGCTTCTGGAGACCATCGATCCCATTCAACGGTTGACCCGGATCAATGAAACCCTCTCCCGCGAAATCGACCTGTCCACCATTCAGGCCCGGATTCACTCCAACGTCAAAGACGAGATTTTCAAGACCCAGCGGGATTACTACCTGAGGGAACAGATGCGCGCCATCAACAAGGAACTGGGAGAGACGGATGAACGGACCATTGAAATCAATGAATACGCCGAGCGCATCAAAAAAGCCCGCATGCCCAAGCACGCCCGGGCCGAGGCCGACCGCCAGCTCAAGCGCCTGGGCCAGATGCATCCCGACTCTTCGGAGGCGTCCATTGTCAGGACCTATCTGGACTGGATGGCGGATATCCCCTGGCACCATACCACCAAGGACGTCCTGGACATCAAAAAGGCCAAGGCCATCCTGGATGAGGATCACTACGGACTGAACAACGTCAAGGACCGCATCCTCGAATACCTGAGCGTGAGAAAACTCAATCCGGAAATGAAAGGCCCGATTCTCTGTTTTATCGGCGCTCCCGGAGTGGGCAAAACCTCCCTGGGCAAATCCATCGCCCGGGCCATGGGCCGCAAGTTCGTGCGCGTTTCCCTGGGCGGCATCCGCGACGAAGCCGAAATCCGCGGCCACCGCCGGACATACATCGGCGCCCTGCCCGGCCGCATCATCCAGGGACTGAAACAGGGCGGTTCGAAGAACCCGGTATTTATCATGGATGAAATCGACAAGCTGGGCTCCGATTTCCGGGGAGATCCATCGGCCGCCCTGCTGGAGGCCCTGGACCCGGAACAGAACACGGAGTTTTCCGATCACTATCTTAATATCGCCTTTGATCTTTCCAAGGTGCTGTTCATCCTGACGGCCAACCAGCCCGACGGCATTCCGCACGCCCTCTATGACCGCATGGAAATCATCAACATCCCGGGATACACCGAGGAAGAGAAAAAGAAGATCGCCGAAAAATACCTGCTGCCGCGGCAACTCAAGGAAAACGGCCTCAAGGATAAGCAGGTATCCATCAGCGGATCGGCCATTCTGAAGATCATCAATAATTTCACCGCCGAGGCCGGCCTGCGAAACCTGGAACGGGAACTGGGCACGGTCTGCCGCAAGATTGCCCGGAAAATAGCCGAAGGGGAAAAGACCTCCCAGACCGTTACCGCCGCCAACCTGAACAAGTACCTCGGCATCCCCCGGTTCATTCCCGAAATGGACAAGGAAGAAAGCCAGGTCGGCCTGTCCACCGGCCTGGCCTGGACCCAGACCGGCGGGGAGGCCATGTACGTGGAAGTGTCCTTCTTCCCGGGCAAGGGGGAACTGATTCTGACCGGCCAGCTGGGTGAAATCATGCAGGAGTCGGCCCGGGCGGCCCTGACATACGCCCGGGCGAACCTGAAAAAATTCGGCCTCAAACCCGCCGTCCTGGACAATACCGATATCCATATCCATGTCCCGGCCGGGTCCATCCCCAAGGACGGGCCTTCCGCCGGCGTGGCCATCGCCTCCGCGCTGATCTCCATGCTGACCGGATCGCCGGTCAACAGCGACGTGGCCATGACCGGAGAGATCACCCTGCGCGGCCGGGTGCTGCCCGTGGGCGGATTAAAGGAAAAGGCCCTGGGCGCTTTGAGGGCGGGGATAAAAACCATTATCGTTCCGGAAAAAAACCGCAAGGACATCTCGGAAATCCCCGGCGAGGTCAAGCGGAAAGTGAATTTTATCTTTGTGGATTCCATGGACAAGGTTCTCCCCGTCGCGCTGAAAATCAAACCCGGAAAACCGGCCGGGAAAAAGAACGCCATAAAAAAACAGGCCGGGAAAAAAACGCCCCGGAAGAAGGCCGCCGGGAAAAAGTCCAGATGA